AGGGCCTGGTCCCCGTTCTCCGTGGCGGTGACGGTGTGCCCTTCGCCCTGGAGGATTTCCACGAGCGCGTCGCGCAGGTCGCTGTCGTCCTCGACGAGGAGGAGGGTAGGGGGCGCGCGGCTCATGGGCCCCCGACGCATAGGGCAAGCCCGCCGGGAGTGACAGGGAACATCTGCCGGGTGCGACCGGCACCGCGGGCGCGCCTCAGCCTTCGTCGAACATGGCCTGGAGCACGCGCCAGGCGAGCTTCAGCTCGGAGCCGGAGCGGCCCGCGAGGAAGTCGCAGATCTCCGCCACGCCGTCCGTGCGCTCCAGGTCGAAGGAGTGGAAGAGCGTCTTGAGGGACACGTCCAATCCCACGGACAGCTTGCCCAGCGTGTCGAGCGAGGGAGAGAAGGCGCCCCGCTCGATGCGGCGGATGGCGTCCACGGACAGGTCACTGCGTTCGGCGAGCGCCTCCTGTGTGAGCGCGCGGCTGTTGCGCATGCGGCGCACGTGGTCGCCAAATCGCCGGTGGAGCTTCGTCCACGTTGTGAGCCGGTTCTTCGCCATATTCGCGGCGGATAATTTGGGGGCGCGCCGCGCCATGTGAAGGGACCATGTTCGCGGCCGGACCCTGCATTTGCGCTGGGGTCCGGGAAACCGGCCCTTTCCCCGGGGAGGTCTGGCCTGGACGTACGGTCCAAAACGGATGCGATGTCCGGGATGCCACGCCGGGGCGGCTCGCGAGGCGGCCGAGCGTGGGGTCCAGAACATGCGTGTCCCCGGGCTTTCGTCTACGCTCGCGGGCCACATGACGGTTCTCGATGTCTCGCGCGGGCTCCGGCGGGCGGGGTTGCTCGCTCTCCTGGCGGGGGCCCTGCTCCCCGGGTGCGAGTCCCGCACACCCCCTCACCGTTTTCCCCTGACGACGACTCCCGCGACGGACTCCGTGCCGGAGCCGGGGGCCGCGCGGCCCGTGTCCGCGGAAGCCGGGCACGCCGTGACGGGCGAGGGTTCCGCCCGGGTGGTGCCCACCGCCGTGAGCCTCCCCGCGCCGCCTCCAAGCCTGCCGCGCCCGGTGGCGCGCTCCGCGTTCCGCGCGCTGCCGCCCACCACCGCGCGTGCCGGACAGCTGCACGCGCTGGCCACGCGGTTGAAGGCTCCGGGCGGCACGGTGGAGGACCCCTGTCTGGAGCCGGGTGACACGGGCTGCGCGCGGTCCGCGCTGTCGCCGTTCTACGCCGCGCTGGATGGGCTCATGCGGACGCCGGGGACGGCGCCCACCGTCATCGCCGCGTTCGGCAACTCGCTCATCGCGGGGGACCGCATCGTGGACGTGGTCCGCGACGAGCTGGTCGCGGGCTTCGGTGGCGCGGGCCGGGGCGTGCTGCTGGTGGACCGCATGGCGCCCTACGGCGGACGGGGGCGCACGGCCGCCGTGAGCAACGGCTGGCAGCCGCGCACGCTGGGCGAGCTGAAGGCGCCGCCGCACCCGTTCGGCATCACCGGCGTGTACCACCTGGCCACGGAGAGCCGGGCCCGGGGCCGCTTCAAGCTGGAGGGCGAGCCGCGCGGGACGCTGTGGTGGAAGGACGTGAAGGGCGCGGGCCGCCTGGTCGTGTCCGTGGACGGCGCGGTGCTGACGCGCACGGAGCCCCAGGAGGACGGGGCCCACCGCACCACGTCCTTCGACCTGCCCGAGGGCGCGAAGTGGCTGGACATCACCGCGGAGGGCAAGGGCGCCATCGTGCAGGGCGTGGTGCTGCAGAAGGCCGGGTCCGGCATCGTGCTGGACATGCTCGGCGTGCCGTCCGCGGACGCGACGCTGTATGCCCGGATGGAGGAGGACGCGCTGAAGGCGCAGCTGTCGCAGCGCGACCCGAAGCTGCTGCTCTTCTTCCTGGGGGGCAATGAGTCCAAGCGCCTGGAGTGGAAGCGCACGGACCTGCCCACCGTGCGCCAGGACCTGGCCGCGCTCTTGCGCCGCGTCCGCGCCGCCGCGCCGGGCAGCGCGTGCATGGTGGTGGGCCCCATGGACGCGGTGCAGGACGGGCACGCGAAGGGCAAGCCCCTGACGCAGCGGCCGTTCCTGCAGGCCGCCATCCAGGCCGAGCGCGAGGTGGCGCTCGCCGAGGGCTGCGGCTTCTTCGACCTCTACTCGGCGATGGGCGGCGCGGGTTCGCTCGCGCGCTTCAACCAGGCGGGGTTCATGCACGACGACCTGGTGCATCCGCGCGGTCAGGGATTGGACCTGCTGGGGCAGCTCGTCTCGGACGCGCTGCTCGCGGGCTGGGTGAACGAGGGCGTGGTGCCGGCGCCAGCGCTCACGAGCTCGCGTGAGGAAGCACCGGCCACCGGTGCGAGCCGTGAGACGGCGGAGGCGGTGCCATGAAGCGGCTCTTCGTCGCGCTGTGGGTGTTGGTGGAGGCGGGACCCGCGTTCGCGCAGGCCTCCGCCGGGTCCGTCGCGAAGCCCGCGTCCGTGGCGCAGGCGTCCGCCGCGGCGCCGAAGCCGGAGGCCGCGCCTTCCGGGGCGGGTGAGAAGCCCTCGTCCCCGCCGGAGTCCAGCGCGAAGGTGGCGCCGGAGCCGGACGCGAAGGCCTCCGAGTTCCCGCCGGAGGTTCAGCGCGCGCTGGACGCGTTGGTGCGCGCGGACCTGAAGCAGGGGCCCACCGCGGGCCTGTCCGTGGGCGTGATGCGGGGCGGCCAGCGGTGGATGAACGGCTACGGCTACCGCGACGTGGCGAAGAAGCTGCCGGCCACGGTGCGCACCACGTACCGCATGGCGTCCATCACCAAGTCCTTCACGGCGGTGGCCGTGATGCAGTTGGCGCAGGCGGGCAAGCTGGACCTGGACGCGGACATCCACACGCTGGTGCCCGAGTACCCGGTGAAGCAGTGGCCGGTGACGGTGCGCCAGCTGTTGGGCCACCTGGGCGGGGTGCCCACCTACGACAGCCCGAGCGCCGGCAACAACACGAAGCCGGTGACGACGAAGGAGGCCATCGGGCTGTTCGCGGACCGGCCGCTCGTGTCGGAGCCGGGCACGCGCTACCTGTACACGACGTGGGGCTTCAACCTGCTGGGCGCGGCGGTGG
The sequence above is drawn from the Corallococcus sp. NCRR genome and encodes:
- a CDS encoding helix-turn-helix domain-containing protein, which translates into the protein MAKNRLTTWTKLHRRFGDHVRRMRNSRALTQEALAERSDLSVDAIRRIERGAFSPSLDTLGKLSVGLDVSLKTLFHSFDLERTDGVAEICDFLAGRSGSELKLAWRVLQAMFDEG
- a CDS encoding GDSL-type esterase/lipase family protein, yielding MTGEGSARVVPTAVSLPAPPPSLPRPVARSAFRALPPTTARAGQLHALATRLKAPGGTVEDPCLEPGDTGCARSALSPFYAALDGLMRTPGTAPTVIAAFGNSLIAGDRIVDVVRDELVAGFGGAGRGVLLVDRMAPYGGRGRTAAVSNGWQPRTLGELKAPPHPFGITGVYHLATESRARGRFKLEGEPRGTLWWKDVKGAGRLVVSVDGAVLTRTEPQEDGAHRTTSFDLPEGAKWLDITAEGKGAIVQGVVLQKAGSGIVLDMLGVPSADATLYARMEEDALKAQLSQRDPKLLLFFLGGNESKRLEWKRTDLPTVRQDLAALLRRVRAAAPGSACMVVGPMDAVQDGHAKGKPLTQRPFLQAAIQAEREVALAEGCGFFDLYSAMGGAGSLARFNQAGFMHDDLVHPRGQGLDLLGQLVSDALLAGWVNEGVVPAPALTSSREEAPATGASRETAEAVP